One Defluviimonas sp. SAOS-178_SWC DNA window includes the following coding sequences:
- a CDS encoding glutamine amidotransferase, protein MKPFLILQLRPETEAADDEFAAFLAKGGLAESDTTRIRLDCEDLPEGLALADHSGVIVGGGPGCVSDPPETKDPAEARIEEAILGLMPEIVARDVPFLGCCYGIGVLAHYLGAPVSKARWGEPVGTTRCEVTEAGRDDPLLAGLSEAFDAFVGHKEAVQALPDGAVHLLSSRACPYQMIRLGRNVYATQFHPEADAAGFETRIRIYRNRGYFRPEAADDLIALCRAADVTEPERILARFVERFAR, encoded by the coding sequence GTGAAGCCGTTCCTCATCCTCCAGCTCCGCCCCGAGACCGAGGCGGCGGACGACGAATTCGCGGCCTTCCTCGCCAAGGGCGGTCTGGCCGAGAGCGACACAACCCGCATCCGGCTCGATTGCGAGGATCTGCCCGAGGGTCTCGCCCTTGCGGACCATTCCGGCGTCATCGTCGGCGGCGGCCCCGGCTGCGTCTCGGACCCGCCGGAGACGAAGGATCCGGCCGAGGCGCGGATCGAGGAGGCGATCCTCGGCCTGATGCCGGAGATCGTCGCGCGCGACGTGCCGTTCCTCGGCTGCTGCTACGGGATCGGAGTTCTCGCCCATTACCTCGGCGCGCCGGTCTCCAAGGCGCGCTGGGGCGAGCCAGTCGGCACGACGCGCTGCGAGGTGACCGAGGCGGGGCGGGACGATCCGCTGCTGGCAGGGCTTTCCGAAGCCTTCGACGCCTTCGTCGGCCACAAGGAGGCGGTGCAGGCTCTGCCGGATGGGGCCGTGCATCTTCTGTCGTCCCGCGCGTGTCCCTACCAGATGATCCGCTTAGGTCGGAACGTCTATGCCACCCAGTTCCATCCCGAGGCCGATGCGGCCGGGTTCGAGACGCGCATTCGCATCTATCGCAACAGGGGCTATTTCCGACCCGAAGCGGCAGATGACCTCATCGCGCTCTGCCGCGCGGCGGATGTCACGGAACCAGAGCGCATCCTCGCGCGGTTCGTGGAGCGGTTCGCCCGCTGA
- a CDS encoding DUF1810 domain-containing protein — protein sequence MDDLARFRAAQEGVYETALRELQAGRKTSHWMWFIFPQLRGLGRSATAVRYGIADLDEARAYLADPVLGPRLITCAGALLGQENASAETILGPVDALKLRSSATLFRAAGDQRTSRLMQAVLDRFHDGRPCPLTLTLLRDDAPGTTH from the coding sequence ATGGACGATCTGGCCCGGTTTCGCGCCGCGCAGGAGGGAGTATACGAAACCGCGCTCCGCGAGTTGCAGGCGGGACGCAAGACAAGCCACTGGATGTGGTTCATCTTCCCCCAGCTTCGCGGCCTTGGCCGGTCGGCCACGGCGGTCCGTTACGGAATTGCCGATCTCGACGAGGCGCGCGCCTATCTCGCCGACCCGGTGCTCGGCCCGCGCCTCATCACTTGTGCCGGGGCGCTTCTTGGACAGGAGAACGCATCGGCCGAGACAATTCTCGGACCGGTGGATGCATTGAAACTGCGCTCATCCGCCACGCTCTTCCGCGCGGCGGGGGATCAGCGGACATCCAGGCTTATGCAGGCCGTGCTTGACCGTTTCCATGACGGGCGCCCCTGCCCGCTGACACTCACACTCCTGCGGGACGATGCCCCGGGAACAACCCATTAG
- a CDS encoding pyrroline-5-carboxylate reductase family protein, whose protein sequence is MPGGDLSTFNVALIGAGDLGAAMARAMIERGGLMPVRLRVATTSGKAPRLAGWKGIKVTTDPAAAAGAADITLLAVPPAMAGALSLNSPRGPVISVMAGVTLERLTRIAGHDRVIRAMSSPAAAMGLAYSPFVAGPGATCDDRALSRALLSACGLCDEVRTEDQIDVFTAITGPVPGFVAAFAEMIADYAVARGVAPNVADRAVRQLFLSSGTLLAQAAPTAAQQVRAMIDYAGTTAAGLEVMRASGMKDDLARALDASVARARTIAG, encoded by the coding sequence ATGCCTGGCGGAGACCTGTCCACATTCAACGTCGCCCTGATCGGTGCCGGCGACCTCGGCGCCGCGATGGCGCGCGCGATGATCGAGCGTGGCGGGCTGATGCCGGTTCGGTTGCGCGTGGCGACGACCAGCGGCAAGGCCCCGCGCCTTGCCGGCTGGAAGGGGATCAAGGTCACCACCGATCCGGCCGCCGCCGCAGGTGCCGCGGACATCACGCTTCTCGCCGTTCCGCCGGCGATGGCCGGGGCGCTGTCGCTGAATTCTCCGCGCGGCCCGGTCATCTCCGTCATGGCCGGGGTGACGCTGGAGCGGCTGACGCGGATCGCGGGCCACGACCGGGTCATCCGCGCGATGTCGAGCCCGGCTGCTGCCATGGGGCTTGCCTATTCGCCCTTCGTCGCGGGCCCCGGTGCGACGTGCGATGACCGGGCTCTGTCCCGTGCGCTGCTGTCCGCCTGCGGTCTTTGCGACGAAGTGCGGACGGAGGATCAGATCGACGTCTTCACCGCGATCACGGGGCCGGTCCCCGGCTTCGTCGCGGCCTTCGCGGAAATGATAGCCGATTATGCCGTCGCGCGGGGTGTCGCCCCGAACGTGGCCGACCGCGCGGTCCGGCAGCTCTTTCTTTCCAGCGGAACCCTGCTGGCCCAGGCCGCACCGACGGCGGCGCAGCAGGTTCGGGCGATGATCGATTATGCCGGTACGACCGCTGCCGGGCTTGAGGTGATGCGTGCGTCGGGGATGAAGGACGACCTTGCCCGCGCGCTCGACGCCTCGGTGGCCCGCGCCCGCACCATCGCGGGGTGA